ATGAACCTCCTCTTATCAATTGACGACGATTTCATATGAACGTTGAAAACCCAATCTTAACCGCACCAGTCACTTGCCACCATTATACATGAAGCCAACTTGTCAAAACAAGAGATTACCACTACGAAGCAACAACTGCACCCGCATATTTCGGTAATCCTTATCATAACCAAAAAAATAAAAACGATGCCGCGAACGGCACCGATTCATTGAAAAGTTCACGCAAACAAGGAAGCAACGAATTGACCTTCTTGTTCGGTTACATTCACGAGCGGAAGCCTTACGCCGCCTACCGGAATCCCCTTCAGGTTCAGCGCATGCTTAACCGGAGCCGGACTTGGTACACGATGAGGGCAAAAGAACAATCCGCGGAATACTGGCATCAGCTGACCATGCAGCCTCGCCGCTTCCTTGACGTTCCCCTGTAAAAACGAGTGTACCATATTTTGCATCTCTTTTCCAATGAGATGACTTGCAACGCTGATGATCCCATACGCCCCTACTGCAAGAGCAGGCAAGGCGGCCGTGTCATCTCCGCTGTATACGATAAATCCAGGCTTCGCACCGCTCACAATGGTCGTCAGCTGCTCGGTATCGGCACAGTCCTTCGTACCCACAATGTTCGGAATATGCGACAAGCGAATCGTCGTATCTGCGTCAATATTGATCCCTGTGCGGCTAGGCACATTGTATAAGAAAATCGGAATATCGACCGACTCGGCTACTGCCTTGAAATGCTGATACAGTCCTTCCTGGGAAGGACGGTTATAGTAAGGAGCAACGAGCAGCAACGCATTGACGCCTCGCTTCTCCGCTTCCTTAGACAGATGAATCGTATGGGCCGTGTCGTAGCTGCCTGTGCCGGCAATAATGGGGACGCGTCCACGTGCATGCTTCACGGCACGCTCGAAGCTGAGCAGCTTCTCCTCCTCCGTCAAGGTAGGCGATTCTCCAGTCGTACCGCATATGACAAGGCTGTCGCTCTGCTG
Above is a genomic segment from Paenibacillus sp. YYML68 containing:
- the dapA gene encoding 4-hydroxy-tetrahydrodipicolinate synthase — encoded protein: MDFGRVITAMVTPFDEHLNINWTQFDNVIDYLIDEQQSDSLVICGTTGESPTLTEEEKLLSFERAVKHARGRVPIIAGTGSYDTAHTIHLSKEAEKRGVNALLLVAPYYNRPSQEGLYQHFKAVAESVDIPIFLYNVPSRTGINIDADTTIRLSHIPNIVGTKDCADTEQLTTIVSGAKPGFIVYSGDDTAALPALAVGAYGIISVASHLIGKEMQNMVHSFLQGNVKEAARLHGQLMPVFRGLFFCPHRVPSPAPVKHALNLKGIPVGGVRLPLVNVTEQEGQFVASLFA